CCTCTATGATGTTGGTCAAAACAATACTTAAGAATAAATACTTAATAATACTTAAGAATAAAGTCTAAGAAACAGaaaattctctttttaaatttttttaaagaataaaaagctGCCGGGTGTGGTGGCGCTCATCTGtattcctagcagctcaggaggttgagtcaggaggatcgaaagtttgtGGCTAGTCTGAGCAATTTAGCCAAgccgtaagcaacttagtgagaccttgtttcaaaataaaaaataaaaggtctagcgatgtggctcagtggttaagcacccctgggtttaatccctggtacaaaaaaagagaaagagaataaaaatctaTCTTCCAATCAATTTTAGTAAGAAGCAAAACTTGGTTAAGAGATACACAGCAAAGGGGCACAAGACAAAGTTCATAGTGATGAATGATGGAAGAATCTGGATGCTACCACAGCCAGACAGCTCTCACTCAATTGCTATGTGAGAGCTCTCTTAATTTTAAATCTTAAttttatcctcaaagaaaatttgGAAGGGAAAACCCAAAGGCCTATCTACCCGTGTAGTGTGGAACCACCAACCACCCCTTCCCCAGAGCCTGTACCATGATGCTGGTGACTGGTTTTCCTGAAGGCCATCCCACCTTGCCACATGGCAAAGGCAGGGGATTCTCTTTTAATACAGTATTGAATAGTtcaagtttgttttttattttttttattcttttctttttagttgtagttggatgaaatacctttattttattattttttcgtggtgctgaggatcgaacccagagccgctCACATGCTAGacgaacgctctaccactgagccacaatcccagcccctcaaataagtttctttaaagtgtcttagtCCTGTGTCCTCTCCTCCACAACAGTGAGCACCACTTTTCTGCACACAGTAAGTGCTCAACTAACACCTACCAGTGAGCTGATGGAGTTAGGAGGTGTCTCATGGAAAATCCAGCCCTCAATTTTTTCATGAAAACTTCCTAAAAGAGTAATTTCAAAAGGGAAAGGGAAACACTTACTCTATAAAGCCATGATCTTTTAGAATGGAAATCTTTTTGTTCATCTGTTTATCAGTTGATGGAAGATATTTAACAAGTGtatctgcattaaaaaaaattcatacagAGATTTAGGGTATAATTCACACAAAAGTTATCTTCCCTCTCCATCTGCACTTACTTTCCTTCCCATTAGGATCAAGTATAAACAGTTTTTCCTAACTCACACGAAGGAAATCTACTCTTCAAGTCCAATTCACTGAGATCATTATTTAGTCCCTGAAAAACTAAGAATTCCAAGGCCTCAGGACAGAACACCCACAAGCTGAGTTCATGTTCCCATTAAGTCAATCAATGAACAAAACCAGGTCATTAAGGCATGATAATAACTTGGAAAACCACAACCAACAAAACACAGGCTTGTAAAAACATGAGAGAAGTCTTGTAACAAGAGTTTTTAAAAGGCAGAATTCAAATAGCATAATAATGACTAGTTGCGATtacaaaaaaaatgcaaatatgtaaaaattgacAGTTATTTGGAGAATAGGACAGGGTAAGAAGGGTTTTTTCTTTCTATGGTGGTAGGGCCTAgcacatattaggcaagtgctctactactggacTGTACCCAAAgccccttctttattttttaacaaaagggtgatttttcttcaaattaatttatTTGACAACTATCATTTCATAACCATCAATATTAAAGTTATCAGAATTCTGAAGCATGAGCCAATCTCAAAGCAAGTTTTCCAAGAGACTCTGTAAGGCCCAATTTTAGtcgttttatttatattttgaggaCTATTATTAGTCTGTGTAAAGGATGAATATATAACCTTGACCATTTCTATGTCCCTTTCAACTTACACATGACCACTTCAAATTATACACTGGGGAAATCTCTAGACATTTCTTCATGACCTCCAAACCACCTCTACTACttcagaagaaaaacaaaaatcagcCTTCTATGTACTATTTCTAATACTAAATTTAGAATTTTCACATCATAAATTTAATgactaaattattattttaaaatattatcatcaaTGACATGGCTAGTTAGCAGACCACAAAAGAACACAAgcaaaatcaattttttttaaaccatggcATTAATCTCCAAACATAGGATTACATATTACACTTACCTCTTTGATTAGCACTGTGTCTTAAAGATGTCTTAACATTTTCATTCCCTGCTTTCTAATCCTATCTTCAGTAACAAGGCTTCAGtacaaatatttccatttcctTAGATCTAATAATACTATACTTATCTCCTTAGCAATCTTCCTTTCCTTTTGCATTGTCCAATATGGTGGCCACTAGTCAGAAATGGCTTTCAACCACTTGAGATGTGATTTGCCTTACTAAGGaatgaattttaaatattaatttaattgtaagcaatttaaattgaaacagctCCATGCACCCAATGGTCACTGTATGGACAGTGTAGGTCTAGGTTTCTTCCAGTATAGGCCTCTGATCTAGTGCAATAAAACTCTGCTCAGTTCTTCTTATCCACTTTATCAACCAAAGCTTTGCTGTTTTGAGTTCAATATTGAAACTGCATAGTTAGAAACAATAAGGCTAGCTCTATCTAGGATGAAGTAAATGATGTATAGGTATGTTTCAAGGTTttactatttttaataaaattcaaaataacaaCATATCCAAGTGGGACAAAAAATTGTCTTAATAAGAAAAGCAAAATTGATTCCAACCTCTTGAGACATAAACACAAGCATGAGGATTGCAGGGGGAAACAAAGCCATACTCCAGCAGCAGCCACTGGTTGTCATGTGGACCATAGCAGATGAATACCTCCTCGTGCTTTCTACAACCAGAAGCTGTTCTAATTTCATAACAACGAGTCTTCTCATTAAATGCTGCTTTTACCTAGAATGGAAATTTGTTagagattattttaaatataaaactaaaaagctGAGCTGTGGCCTCTGTCATAAGTTATTTTTTGGTAATTCTTTAAGACTGTACTAACCATTCTTAGAAGCTcaggaacccaggccacacatcCACAGGCCGCAGTTCGTGATCTTCCTACAGTAGTCTATAAAAATCACTGCATCCTACGGCACTGCACACCCTGGCATTATTCGTATGTATCAACAGAATCACCCCTCTGACCCCTGACCTCTGTGGGTCACACTGTGGAAAAGGCATCTTTCTGTAGCAGGAATAATTGGACAGGTCAGGCATTGTCCTGGGCCTAAGCAAGCACAGCAGGCCTCCCCAATCTCCTCTCACTGACACCTCTGATGTTCTCGTGGCACATGTCACATAAAGGGAAGAGCACAAGCAGAGCCAGCCATTCGCCTGCACAGCGCATCCCTCGTGCACCCCTCACCCACAGACAAGCCCACTGATGGGAACTCCTCTCCACCCTGAAAGTCAGCCCTTTACCTCAGCATACCCATTTACCCTGCAGACACACCCATCTTCCATACCTGCCACCAAAAGAAAGGGCAGGGAAAGAGGGTATCTGTAACTCTGTGGCTATCTCCCAAAGCAGGATTCTTCATGATTTCCTGACTCCTCTCCCCACAAATATTCATCCAATTAATAAAAGTTTACCAAACATCTATTATATGCCAAACTCTGCTCTAAGCCCTGGGGTTCCAAAGAGAACAAAAAGTCCCCATCCACAAAGATTTTGCTGCTTAATTCAGGAAGGAGGAATCCCTCAGTGATCAGAGCAAAGGTTAATGCTCTGACAGCCATGCCACCAAGTGCAAAAGGGATGGGACAGGAAAGAAGCTAGACCTTGGCCCCAGTCTAGAAGGAGCATGAAGGAAGGAGGACTCAAGCTGCTGGTAAAGGTAGCCTAGAGGATGGAGCCCGGGGCTCCTGAGGCCTGGACAGCAAAACGGAGAAATGGGGCAAAGAAAAAGCATTCCAGAAGGACAATGGAGTCAAAAAGAAAAACCCAGAATGCACGAAAGACAGATGGGTCCCATTGATTTACCCGAAGTCAGCTACACTTTCCCCATTGGTCTCACTCACTATTCAAAGTCACAGATTCTACACATTGAAATCTTTCTATCAAAACAGAACATGTGTCACCACATCAGCTTCTCACCTGGACATGAGGGCTGTGATTCAACAAATCCAGGTATGGAGCAAGCACACAGGTATCCGGCTCTGCGGAAAGGCATTCCTGCTTCCTAGGCCTCAGGTACACAGCTCTGGTGTTGACAGTGCACCAGGCCCACAGGAGGGCGCTGTAGCTGAAGATGCTGTCAATGGGCTCTGCAAACAGAGGCTGCAGGGAAGAGAAAAAGTCTCTGGAAGAGGTGAAAAGCTTCTGCACATGGGCTCGCTGCTCTCCAGTCTTTGCTTTTAACACATTGGGTAGAAGATTCACCACTTCTGGCTCCAAACAAACAGGGCAGGTGTAGGTCTTGGGTAAAATCTGCAAGTAAGGCTTCCAGAGAGACCGGTCCCCAGCATGCCTTTCTGACACTAAAAAGGTGCACAGAGCCAGCAGAGGAGATGGACGAGGCTTCCACCTTGAAACATTAAGGTCAGATTGAAGGAGTTACTCTGACTTGAAATATGGAATAAGCTAAGTACTTTGGTTTGCTGCAGGAAGAATTTTGCTCAAACGGTCAACACACCCTACATTGACTTAACATACCAAGAGAACTGTCTCCTTCCTTAAGGCTCTTCTCCAAAGCACATCCCGATCAGGGACCTCAAAAAGCCACATTTATGTGTCAGAAAAGCTGACTCTACAGATTCCAGGACTGTTTACAAGATTTTTTACatgtttttgaaaacaaaaatcaataaaacaccTCTTTGCTTTCAACTTTGTTCTCCTGTTTGAAAGCTTTTGCCATAAGCCATTGGTTTCACCTGGATAAGGGTATAAAATacagtggggaaaaaaattggTGGGAAAAAAACCTAGACGTATACCATCCAATATACGGACCACTAAGTATATGTAGCTGTTTATTTagaattaaattaatatttaaaagtcAGTTCCTTAGTATGGTAAGTCACATTTCAAGTACTCAAAAGCCATTTCTGCCAGTGGCTACCATTTTAGACAATGCAAAATAAAACACCTCTGTCATTGCCCAACATTCTACAGGACGGTACTAACCCGGACAGGAACCTGAGTGAAATCATAATACACTCACTAAACTTACGTGCTCTGTTAGAAATTACATAATTTTGGTTAAATAATTACTGATAAAGTATCTCATGTGGCATGAATGTGTTTAGAAAAAGTTATCATTAATCTTTTAATATCCAAATATCCAGATTCTTATACTGAGATGcattccaccaaaaactaaagaaTGAATGAGAAAAGGTTAACCCTAAGGGCAACCTTGCCCCCAATCAGCCAATACAAAGATGCAAGGGCGGGTGCCCAGAGCTGTCCTTGGGATTAAGCAACAGCACAACCTTTCAACCCCATAATGTAGAAACTCCTTCCGCTGAGGTGCACCCAAACCATTGCCCACCAGAAATAAGCCAAAAATACTCTCAGCTTTCTTAACTCCCACTTCACCTCCTCTCTCTACCTAAAGAGAATTAattctttcaaaatattaaagCTCTTCATAGTTGAGGAAGAATtcaagcacataaaaataagggTTAAACTAAAAAAAGGGTTAACTAACCCCCATGGATACCTACTATGACCAAGGGAACAACTGCTACCTATTAAGGCACTTGGCTGTGATTTACATATATGGTCCCACTTAACCTCCACTTTCTAGTTAGGTGATGGGTCAGGACTCACACCTGTGTCCCCTGCAGTCTATTAAAGACTTCAAAATGCAGTTTATGTGCATGAAGAATAAACTTCTAGGACAGAATATACCTTTCAATTTGCATTCAATTGAGTTCAGGTATTTATCTACTAGACAAGCATCTGGATTCTACTGAATTGTGCCTTGGATAACACATTTGCCATGACAAAGGCATTCAGGAGAAACACTGGCACCAGATTAACATGATGTGGCCACTTACTTAGTAATGTACACCCCTAAGTAGCTTCGAATCACTGTTTCCGTGGTGAGCAGGCAACTCTCAGGCAACGAAATAATCATCTGTCCCTCCTTGCCAAAAAAAAGTAAAGTTTAGGACGCCAGCATTTTGGGATGGACTTACATATTGTGAAGTCACTGATCCCGCAATCAT
Above is a genomic segment from Callospermophilus lateralis isolate mCalLat2 unplaced genomic scaffold, mCalLat2.hap1 Scaffold_139, whole genome shotgun sequence containing:
- the LOC143640231 gene encoding SET domain-containing protein 4-like, translated to MQKGRGRTSRIRRRKHLRSSESRGVNESYKSEFIELKKWLKNRKFEDRNLTPARFPGTGRGLMSRTPLREGQMIISLPESCLLTTETVIRSYLGVYITKWKPRPSPLLALCTFLVSERHAGDRSLWKPYLQILPKTYTCPVCLEPEVVNLLPNVLKAKTGEQRAHVQKLFTSSRDFFSSLQPLFAEPIDSIFSYSALLWAWCTVNTRAVYLRPRKQECLSAEPDTCVLAPYLDLLNHSPHVQVKAAFNEKTRCYEIRTASGCRKHEEVFICYGPHDNQWLLLEYGFVSPCNPHACVYVSRDTLVKYLPSTDKQMNKKISILKDHGFIENLTFGWDGPSWRLLTALKLLCLEAEKFTCWKKVLLGEVVSDANEKTSLDVAQKICHHLLEESSAMLQRVSHMKDEKVSLVSQLALVETLWREELMVLQASTETLASVHTTYLASPKRLGSPPVVGVT